The nucleotide sequence GTGCTGCCGACCGGGCACGTCCTGCTCGCCGAGGGGCGGACGCGCAGCGGCGCCGGCGCACCCGTCCGGCGCGCCCGCGCGCTGCCGCCCCTGCCCGAGGACGCCGCCGCCGTGCACTCCCTGGTCGCGACCTCCGGCTCCACCGGGGCGCCCAAGCTCGTCCGGCTCACCGGGGCGATGGTCGACCACGCAGCCCGCGCCTACGGGTCCCTGCTGGGGCTCGGCCCGGACGACCGCACCCCCGTCCACCTGCCGATGTGGTGGGTGTCCGGCCACGTCACCCAGCTCGCGAGCGCCCTCGCCTCGGGCGGCTCCGTCGTGACGATGCCCGCCTGGTCCCCGGCCGACCTGGTCGCGGTCGTCCGCCGCCACGGCGCGACGTGGCTGGACCTCGTGCCCACGCTGTGGCACGGGCTGCTGCGCGAGGACGGCTTCTCCGCCGCGTCGCTGCCGAGCCTGCGCGCCGCCGTGTTCGGCGGGGCCCCGGCCGCCCCGGAGGTGCTCGCCGAGGTCCGCCGGCGCGTGCCGGGCGTCGCGCTGCTCGACGCCTACGCCATGTCCGAGGTCCCGTCGCCCCTCACCTGCCTCACCGCCCGCGACGCGGCGGTGCACCCGACGAGCGTGGGGCGGGCCCTGCCGGGGGTGCACGTGGAGGTCGTCGACGAGCAGGGCCGGGCGCTGCCCACCGGCGCCACGGGGGCGGTCGCCGTGCGCTCGCCGGCGCTGACCCCGGGGTACGACGGCGGCGCCCGGCTCGCCGTCGACGACCGGGGCCGGTTCCGGACCGGCGACGTGGGGGTGCTCGACGACGAGGGCTTCCTCGTCCTCACCGGCCGGGCCGCGGACCGCATGATCCGGGGCGGCGTGACCATCCACCCCGCGGAGGTCGAGCGCGCCCTGCTCGCCTCGGGCCTGGTCGCGGCCGCGGTCGTCGTGCCCGTGCCGGCCCGGCTCCACGGTGACGACGTCGGCGCGGTCGTCGT is from Aquipuribacter hungaricus and encodes:
- a CDS encoding class I adenylate-forming enzyme family protein, yielding VLPTGHVLLAEGRTRSGAGAPVRRARALPPLPEDAAAVHSLVATSGSTGAPKLVRLTGAMVDHAARAYGSLLGLGPDDRTPVHLPMWWVSGHVTQLASALASGGSVVTMPAWSPADLVAVVRRHGATWLDLVPTLWHGLLREDGFSAASLPSLRAAVFGGAPAAPEVLAEVRRRVPGVALLDAYAMSEVPSPLTCLTARDAAVHPTSVGRALPGVHVEVVDEQGRALPTGATGAVAVRSPALTPGYDGGARLAVDDRGRFRTGDVGVLDDEGFLVLTGRAADRMIRGGVTIHPAEVERALLASGLVAAAVVVPVPARLHGDDVGAVVVPTLGAPSTPRQGVAGPDVAALRAAVRARVGAHAVPVRVVVVDELPRTPNGKPDREAVRRLLA